In the Anomalospiza imberbis isolate Cuckoo-Finch-1a 21T00152 chromosome 3, ASM3175350v1, whole genome shotgun sequence genome, TGTCTTTCATAACTTTGTCAGAGAAAATATTGTCTCAATGTTTCTAGTGTTCCTTAGGGAAACTCTAAAGATAGGAAGCAGCATTATTCAATTATCTGAAACACTTTTCAAAACCAACTGGAAGATATTAAGATAGACTACTACATTCCCATGACTCAAACGACTGTTATTAGCTAACAagatattatatatttttatccATGTTAAATTATTTACAAATTTAACTTGAGCAACTGTTTTATAATGAAAAAGTGGCATTTAATCCATATGCAAATAGGATAAAAGCAAACTAAGTTTTGTTTGAATTTGTTTGATGTGAATAAATAAACCTGAACATAGCTGGTTAATTTTAATTACAGTGTCTAAATATGCCTAGTATTTGAGATGTACTATAAATTGtaattgatttttatttgatGGCTAGTGCTGTTATTTCAATataagaagagagagaaaagtgcAATCAAACAATATGTAGAAGTAAAATGCAATCTGAAATTACTAATTTAAATAGAAAGAATGAGacaaaatcaagaaaaaagaaactagTTCCTTTTGACTTTAGAGTCTATAAAATACCCTGGCTACAACTTGCTTGTACAGTCTCATATACACCTGTCACTTCTTCAATTAGGTAAAAAGAATGTTCCGCAGCAAAGGATGCCATTCAAGGATATTTAGAAATAGCAAACCAAAGAAACTAGGATTTAATTTGTGACTCCTGGCacaaaggatttattttctcaagTGAAATTTATGTTAAGGCCCAGTTCAACTTGGGATTGTTACCTTTTTCCTTAGGATTATTTGAAGCCTTAATTTCTTTTCGTTTTGAAGAgtctgaaaaagaaatcaaacgccaaaatgaaaggagaaaatgaGCTACATAAACATACACTGTGCTCATTGGTACTGTAACAAATGTGCATAATTCCAGATCAGCCAAATGCATAAAAGAGATGTGTTAAGAATTagaatttccatttaattcagTAAAAGGCACAAACAAAAGTTGAAAGCAAGCCAAAAATAATTCCCACTAAATTTGCTGGCAAAATTTCTGCAGGTCAAACTATGCACTTATTCCTGTGCAGCCTATCATTTCAGCCCATCATGTGCATTCAGTAGCAGCTCTGTTACTAATTCACTGAGAACAGACTGCACTCCCACTGCAATATTGTCTGTGCAGGTCAGACAGCAGTTAAAGAACACCACAATAAGAAGTGTTACGACTTTATTATCTCTGAATCATGTCAGACACTGCTCCTTTCAATATATCAGATCTTTTAAATGAGAAGAATCTAGGTTTGGTCCCTTTTCACCAACAGCCTGTAATTCAAGATATATCAAAACTGCACTGAGATACCAGCAGAAGACTTGTTATTTGCCAGCCACATAATTATAAGACATTACCTTTTTCCTTTAAGGCTGTTGGAGGCTtcacatcttttctttttccactctCTAGAAAGAAACATTTAACATTTATCACAAGTCAGGTTAGGGAAATATGATGACACTTGAATAGAAAGCAAGTCAAACAATTTGATATGTGGAGAGCAAAAGAGATGTGATAATTAAATGGATTTAACAGCATGGAAATAAAgaacaggacaaaaaaaaacaaggccATCCATTCATCTTTCTAGTCTTGGATATGCAAAATAATAAGCCTTCAAAATGTCATTAGTTTCTCTGAATTCTAAGGAAACTGTGGAACCCTCTCTCATGCAGGCAATGAAGAATTacttaaaaagaagaaagaaattctaCAGAGCAGTTGGCATcaatgattttttcttttgctgaacCCAAATGAAAATTAATCCACATTGATACAATTGAAATATTAGGAATACTCCTCTTGAAAGCCAGAGGCAGATGACAAAGGTAAGTGGGAGTTTTTTATTCCGGAGTGACAAAAGGACCAGCTACTCATTCAGGACTCCAATACTCTTAATATTGAAGAGGCCATATGGATATTGCTTGTGAACAGAATTTCACTTCCTGTGTATATATAGCCTTTCAAAAATGGCAGGCACACTGTCTATAAAAGAAGAGCAGTGCTCATGTACAAATGTACATTCATATATTTTATGTCAAAATGAATAGTCCAGGGACTTAATtgtatctttaattttttttttcagaatatgaCAAAGTATTAatgagatgagaaaaaaaaaccctgatatTCCAGTTGTCCCTTTCTAGTAACTGACAAGGCAGAACTCAAGgacaaaaaaaacaaacgaACCAACGAACCAACCAAATCCCCCAAAAGCTCCCCCAAAATTCAGGAGTTAGCTAAGCACAAGTAAAGGAAAACTATGATCTTCTTTTGGTGCTCAGTTGAGCCACAGGGACTGACAGCAGTGGCATAGAGGAGAATTCTCAGCCACAAGGGATGCTCTGGCTTCATTTCTTACAGTTTTTACAAGGAATAATATATTCTTTGCAGAAGTGTGTTCTATATCTATTCAGCAGCCATAATCTGGACTGCATTGAATATGTCCAGCTTCCAAAAAATGGAACTTGGACTTCAGGTGTGCAACAATTTGGACTTCAGGTGTGCTGTTCCAGCTCAGGAACTAGGCACAGTACTGATAGCCTGTGctgtttcatttaaatttttcagctgtttcagTACTCTCCAGAAAGAGAGTGTTCGATACACATTGCATTGCTGCAAATACGGTTTGCTCCAAATAGATGCTATCAAGCAACCCATGACACCTGTGTGAACAGTTAGCAGTGGTCTTGCAGCTGAAATGACTAGACAAAGAGATGTATGTGCCCACATTGCcaacaaattaagaaaaaatctTGTCATATCAGTCACCCTCAAACGCCTGGATGTGACAGTAGGCTCAGTCAGTTTCATTCTCAGACACCCACATTCCTGATCTGTAGCCACATGAACCAGATTTAGTCTAGTTCCCTTCAGTAATGTTCCCATTATGGGATTCAGACAACTCATTTTTGACAGACTAACATACAAAACTGGtataaaaccaaaattttaGTATTTTCCCCAAGATGTAAATTCAAATATCCACACTTATAAGAAGCCCAGATGATTTCTAGGGATCCTACTGGGATCTGTACAGCacaaatattattaaaaacaatATAATGGCTAAAATAATCTAAACAGGAGCCAAGATGGGTTTGGTTTTCCACACGTCTATATACCTACTCAAGAGCTCTTTCTAGACTGAATAATTGTTCTGATATTCAGGTATCAATTTCTTAACTTCTTCACTTACCTTTTTCTCTTATGCTCTCTGGATTCTTGGGATTCTTTCCTTTCAGGGAATCTGtaggaagaaaattatgtttctgAGACTTAGAAGACAAGAGTACTCTtctacatttaaaagaaaagtcaagaaaaatttaaaaaccaagaCTAAAATTGTGAACATAAATAGATGCAAGCTTGACCTCTCTTTATATCCTCTCTAGAGACTGTCATATTTTTAAGGTGCAATAACATTAGTAGCAAAAGCAAGAATAGAAATTGCTTTTGGTAACTGTCTGTAAGGACCACATAGAAGAGAGAAAttcaaaagaggaaaatgcaGGCATGAAACAAGATTAGGAATTCTTTGGGTCTTATCCAAAACTTCACGAAGAAAATTTTTGATTTCTCTGTCTGAAGACTATATTTTTTGCCTCGGTCCTTCAGGGAATATGCATTCAGGGTCAGCAAGCACAGGAAAAGCATACActatattatataaataactaatgtttaattttttttttcaagccaCAGTCTCTTGACATCTTAAGTGTTTTTATCAGGGAAATTAGgagaaaatagtttttttccaaagtgaaGAAATAATTTGATAGGCTTTTGAATGTATGCAGTTTGAGTGAGAGAATATCACAGCCTGCAAAATACTAAATAGATCCAGCTGCATTCCGTCTGATGGGATATAGCATCTAAGCATATAGGAAAAAAGCATACCATTTATTCCAAATAAAAGTAAACCAAAtcttcagtaaaacagaaaaagctAAAAGATcttttgcaaaataattttaactctGAACATCCTCCTGGCTGCCATGGTACCAGGAAGTGATCCCACTTATCCATCTGGATTAAAGTGTGagttgtaaaagaaaaaaaaaatcacttccaggGTGGCTGGAGCTGTTGGATAAACCATACTGCACAGGGATAGGTTATGAAATTAGGAGCCTGATCTTCACAGCAGCAGGTGGACTCTTCTTCATGGGACTGAGAGAAAACTTCCAGTGTGAAGCCTGAAACCCTTTGAGGTAGCCTCTGTTTTGAGTATATTAAAAGACTTGAGGCAACAGCTGCCCCACTTGTCCACTTTGGGCACACTAGTGATCTCAGGGATCAGCAGCCACTCTTACACCCACAGCCACAATCTTTGGTCTTGTGGATTTTGTGCCATATGCCCATGCTGGTTTTTTGCCATCCATGTAGCAGATCTCTCTCAGATTTCCTATAATATGTAGCTCCTAAAGAAGGTTCAGCACTTTTGAGTCTTACAACACTTGGATGCAACTCTCAGTGGAGGACACTTTACATGGTGCACCAAGTTCCCCACCCATTGAGCCAAGGACACTGAGATCACCAGGTCTGCTTTTCTTCCAGGGAGcaggttttcattttcagaagtttAAACAGCTACTCACTGATGACTTTTCAAACTTCTGCTCTCAACTGACCACTTTATTGCTGgtcacagaagggaaaaaaataaagctgggTCAATGTTTTCCTTCCACATTCTGATCTGGGGGTGAAGCTGGGTCAGGTTAGGAAGATGGTATAGGATgatgaagcagcagcagtgtgtgCTATACTCAGGATAAAGATATAGTTCTCATGCAAATGACAATGATGACAgataaataaatggaaatagaCAGAAATGTGAACTGCTACTACTCACAATATAACTCcattttaaaggggaaaaagtaTGTTAcaagttaagaaaaaaaaagccacaggtAAGATATTATTTCATGTTACTTTTGCTTTAAAGGAAATGTTAGTATTGCATAGCAAGTACAAATCAGCtcatttgtttatttaatgACAGTATACTATAACATATATGGCAAGAAAGAAATATACACTACTGACTTATTTCCCCTATCAACCTGTGGGTAAAAATAAATAGGTATAGTACCACACATAGCTGCCATAAGAAAATATTCAAGGACATCCCAAAACATGTCAATtgcaaagaagaagaaaaaaatcattgtttGGAAAATAAATCATGGAACACAGGGTGAGAAGGAATTTATGTTATCTATACAGGATAAATGCTGTCAATAACTCAGCACAATGCAAATATCTAACAAAAATCCATTGAGGagttatatattaaatattacaAACTTTTAGTGCCACTGTTACACCCTCTGGATGAATGAATTTCTACTCTGGTTAGCTGGGTAAGATACCTACCCAAAAACCACGTGGCAAATTATAACTTAGAGTTTCATTGGCCTCAAGTTATGCTTACGAATATGCTTACGCCAAcagaaaatcagtttttatATTTGTGAGTACAAATGGGCTTCTTTACTGCAGGGAAGAGCTGAAAAGCCAGTTATAAATTCAGACAGAGTCTTGAGATGTCCTGTATCACTAAGAAGCGGAAAACATATTATTCCAGTGCTCTCTTTAACTACTCTCAATAAAATTAGGCCCAAAGACTGAAGACATTTTATTCACCTCATAAAATAGATAAAGTAACTTTGTAGGGTTATGATCTATAAAGTATCCCAGCAACAACTCCAAATTCagggatttatttttcctttttctgctttaaataaAACCACTATGCCTCAGTTTGTGAAAAATAGCCTGCTTTGGGATAAGGTTTTTGGTCTGGAAATCATTCTTCTCCATTCAAACTTAGCCCATCCTTCAAAGGGAATGAGGTGTGATGATACCTCTTTTATTGCATAAGGTGCCAGACACACATTAATCACCACAAGTATTTAACACTTCACCTGGAAGTGTTCCTTTATTTAGTTTACATGAATAGTAACAAGCTCCCAAGATACATAAATAGGAAGTATATGCAGTCTTTAAAATCCTTACTTTCCTGTGTCCTttgatatatttgtattttccagAAAGATCcaccttaagaaaaaaaatgccaaacaCCAAGTCGCAAAGAGTAAAAAGAAGTCCCCAGTGACCTGGTCAATAACATTTACAGAGGCCCACTCATGAGGCTTGAAGAGGTGATGGAGAGGGGAAGGAATGGCATGCAAATAGGCTTTGATTAATTTATTAACCACAGTTTGGGCAGATATGATGACTGAAATGGGAGACAAATAATGTGAAATATATGTTTATGAAGCAGAGTAATGCATAATGCAATAAGAAAATACACAACTAAGAAAGGCACCAAGGTTTCTAGAAATTTCTCCCCACAGTTTTGTAAGTTGCCCCTATAGTCTTTGATGTTGACATATTTTCAACTGAGCTCTACAACTCACTAATCAGCATCCTCGTTTTTAGGCACAGGCACAGAATTATGCCAGTTTGGTGCCTATTATGGGAAACAGTGATGGCTGCATCAGCAAGAGCTCTCAGGATCTGAGGGAcaggctcagctgggctggatatcagtgctgctgcagggggtCAGGAGCCTGTGATGGCTTTGCAGATATATTCAGCAGCTagttttcagctgtattgacatttaaaagaaattcctACCTGCTCTTTTCAGAAGTTTGGGCGGAGAAAGTCTAGCCTCCCTCGTCATGTTAGAAGGACCTGTAATTACTAATTACTGGTAACTTAGTAATTGAAGTTGCTGATAAGTTAAACATGAGCATAGGAGACAAAAAGCAGTGCTATGGCCACTCTCACCAAAGGACACACTATGGAAACTTTTTCAGTGCTGGCAAACCACTATCCATTTGCTCTAAAGAAAGTCttatcaaagagaaaaaagttttgggtcttctctctttttttctattgtcCCTGCCTCCCTGTAATGCTTTGAAAGGAGCAGCAGGCTGAATATATGTGCTCCATGCAGGGATAGAGGGGGCAGAGTTGTCACTCAAGTGCTTCTTTTAATTTTCCAGCACAACACCATCAGGCAGACACAGATTATAGGCAGTCTTTGGAGAGGACCACAGGACCCCATAGATTTTGGATATACAGTTCTGATCCAGATAACTAAGCTTGTGTAAATGCGGCACGTGTACATTAGCAGTagaacacacacaaaagaaCAATATATGCACCATAGAATTTGCAGATTGTCAtagattaatttaaatttttgaacAAAGAAGTGAGTGAATGAAAATAGTTTCTAGGATTTTGGAAATATGTCTAGCAATAAATTATTCCTCCATTGCTGTatatatttttgtcatttttcaaTACTGCTTGAATTTATCTCTTCATTCAGTTCTTTGAAATTGCATAGAATGACTGTAACTTGGAATAGTTATAGACTAAAGTCGATATATTGCAGAccatatctatctatatatagCTATATACATAATAGTTATAGACTATAACTTAGAATAAATATTAACTTGACTATTGTAGATCTTTTTATCCTGAAGATGTCAAATAAGACTTATTCATAAGTAACTTTTTCCAAATAAAGTTATTTctagaaaggaaggaagaaataagATGTATAAAAAGCACCCAATAAAACAATTGATGAAAGGAAATTTAACTGAGTTAACCATCTACACTGATCAAATTgccaaaaaaaacacaaaaaaaggaGTACAAGAAAGATTTAGACCAGCTCTCATGTTGCAGATGGTTGACTGGATGAATCTCTGGGGTTTTAGCTATAACTTTTAAAGAATATAGAAAGCATATTTCCCACTCATATGCTCATAAACCTTACTTTCTTCCTATTTTGTTCACACATTTGTGAAAAGATTCAGTTCAAATTTCTTAACTGGCCCCTGTTAAAGACTTGTCATTGTTCAGACCTTCTTTGCAAGGTACTTAACTATTCCACAGGGTGGTTTATGATACTTATGTACTTAATTTCGAGAACTCTGAACTTTAATTGTCTCGATGTATTTTGTTTATATTCCCTCCTACCTTTTTAATGCTGTAGATCCTGTAGAATATTTTaactaatttaattttgatAGGTGAAGATTTATAATGGAAAGACTGATAATGATTGTTTAAAAAATTCTCATCTTCATTCTACTTTGTGTGGTTTTAGCAAGGCCAGTATTTTATTATGCATTCTtacctttttctttcaaagatgTAGGattcttcccttccttttctttagCATGTtctgtaaaaaataattaattaatcttCAAGCTAAGGTGGTAAATGATTAATATCTAATGCCTCTAGGATAATGATTGATTGAATGATTGATGGTTTCCAACTGACACAAGATACCAATTAAATGTGTagcacaaaattaattttcatcagttTTAGCATGCTCACAAAAGGAAACAAcaaattttcttaaatttgtTGAAAGAACAATGATCACGCAAAACTTAATTCATTTTGCAGCTCATAATAAATGTTCACAAGTGTTCCTAAATTCTGAGTTTTGCCTTCTAAATTTTCATAACCAGTGTAACCAGTGCTCTCTTTGCACTTCTAATTCAGGTAATGCAAATTAAGTTTCATCATAAATTTACTAAAATAGTATTATGTTTATAAATTCCTAACTAAATCATACTTTAAAAATCGAAATGCAATGCattccaagttttttttttgttttgtttttttttttggttttttttttttttttttttttttttttgttttttggtttttttttttttttggatgcaCATAGATCTTAGAGTTATATACAAATTCATCTTGCCATATTACCTTTATCTTTTGTGGCAGCTGGAGATTTCAATTCTTTCTCATTTCCAGGATCTGTAAAAGAATCAGTCACACCAATAAAGTGACAGTCAGAGGCCACAACTGAGTGAAGCAATGAGATTTAACCAGAGGAGAGAATGAAGCATATAGACTGTGTGAGAGACTAAAAGTATACAGTGGAAGGCATGGTTAAAATTGAGTTATTGGAAGATTTGTACAAAATTCATCGGGTATCATTCAGAAAGTTCAGTGCACAAAATGTGTTTTGTAGATTAACTATTGTAGATTTAATTataaaatttgcaaacttcAGCTTGTATGAGACAAGGACAGTTTTTCAGTGTTCTTAACCAGAAAGGTCAAAACTGATGCTTTGCCAAGTTTGACTCATTGGAGCTGACTGTGACCTACTTCCCTCGTCTAGGATTGCCCATTCTTGCTGAGCAAGGCCAAGGGTCTTCTTATTGGATCTATTATTTTCTAAAGGCCTGAAAATGCTGATGCTGATCAAAGTGAGTGAGCAACACATCAGTGACAAATAGGTGGGTGAAAAGTTGCTTTCATTCTGCCTAGAGACAGGTAGAGAAGATGGCTAGGCCACACTAGCCTTCCTCAAGGAAGGGTAGTCCCCTGAGGAAAGCATAAGAAATAATTTGCATCAgatagaaaacagaaaagagttAGTTTCAGACAAAATGTGAGATCATTATTCTGGACTGATGAAAGATCTCCAAAGCTTTCTAccacaaaattaaaaaggcaGGCAAGACTGTCCCAAAACAGTCAATTCAAAAAGATCAGAGACTTGGATTTTGACTTcctgcattttaaataatttaatcacCTAACTGCTGGTTAAACTGTTTTATCCATGTCATCTGAGAAATGCTAATAGGTGTTTTCTggaaaaaactaaaaaatactAGGTTCTCCATCACATATGAAGCAAAAATTCCTTCTATGGAAACACTCAGCAGCAATTCAGTGCCAGGAGATATTAAACAAAACTGTTAGAAGACCCTCTTGGTTTCTACACATAGGATAAGAAGTCAAGACTCCTGATGAGGAGTTTGTGTTTAGGAGATGGAGGTTGTGTTTAGTAGATAGATATGAAAATTGCATAAGCTACAGTAGGTAGTTTTAGTGGAAATTGTTTACTGCCTTAATGACACACAGTTCACAAATTGTCTCTTTTATTATAAAAACAGAGACTGTGTCCTATAGCAATTTATCATGATATCAATAAAGCTTCTTGTTCATGGCTTAGTATTTGTCTCTGACTAAGAGAAACTGAGGTGCTGGGGAATCTGAATTGAAGGACTCCATAAATAATAACTTTTTATTTATGGTAGAAATAGCCGTCAAGTGGAAAAACCTAATTTGCTGTTGACATTGAAAGACCTCTTCTGTTGGGACTGATATCAAGAGataaatttttcattatttttctccttctacACTGTGTTTCTAAAAAGACAATACTAGATACTTCCAtacaatataatttttaaaggagaaGACTTGGGAAAGAAATCTGTTGAACAAGGTCAAAAATGCAATATTGTTGAAATAAAGCTCTCTCTTCTATTCCTCATTACACCTCAGACATCTGCTTCAGAAACTGCTCCTGCTTTCCTGCTTTGACCTTCATGTTTTGTACTCACCAATTTATTATTCAGGCCCTTAttttcaaaatgagaaaatacacAAATTTACTGCAGATGTCTGCAGGCATATTTGGTGGACATATTCAGACATATTCATAGtcctaataaaaaaataattcaattttttaaatattaagttAATCACAAAAGACTctgcaaagagaaataaaattcaatGGGAAGActgaaaaactttttcttctATGCTCATGAGTAATGAAAAATTCCCATGAGGTTTCATGTTCAGTGCAATAGTGTCtacaaaaaaaagaagacagctGAAGACTGAGCTCCAGCCAAAATAAGTAATTTAAAGCATGACATAAGGCCTTTACTTTCAGAACCCCACCAGTAAGAAATTAAAGCTGTTGTACACCTCCATTATTAAGAGCACAGTTACCCAAACTCTTGTGGAAGATGTTACTTTAATAAGTAAAACTATTGCTTACTTCCTTGCTTCATCTTTGGTTtgtctggagaaagaaaagggaaaggaaacaaatgtgaaaagagaaaagaaaaaggaaatgttaGAATACATGTTCACGtgggaaatttaaaaaaaatataatcaactaatgaaaatgtatttaaatgcaTGTTGACCCTAAGAGATTAAATATATCTTGAACCTCCACTGTTTCTTGACAGAGTATGTGAATAAAGTTCATGGTTCCCACCTTTTGCCTTTCATACATGCACAAAGAACATGAAACCCCCATGTTTGATATGATCTTCTTTAACTGATGGCAAGTCTCCTTTCTTAGTCCTATTGGAtaccaccagaaaaaaaatatacctGTTTATCATctcttttaaatattaattctCAGTAACAGGCATTAACTTGCTGGAAACTATCTGATATTTGCTCAtgacatttttcaaaaaatgGAGTTAAGGTTAAGTGCGTTCTGGCTCATCTTCTAACAGTTACAAATATTATCTGTAGTTTGGCTTTATAACTAATAAAAGACCATTGAACTGAGTTATTGCTACAATCTTTCAGCCCATTTCCAGATGTGGGGGTTTGAGGTCAAAGC is a window encoding:
- the LOC137470748 gene encoding triadin-like isoform X1, with the translated sequence MTREARLSPPKLLKRADSLKGKNPKNPESIREKESGKRKDVKPPTALKEKDSSKRKEIKASNNPKEKAAVKKEGEKKASSENPHEHKHEHVKREKAVSQTKPEEKMKQEKTTPTEKSGKDK
- the LOC137470748 gene encoding triadin-like isoform X2, which encodes MTREARLSPPKLLKRADSLKGKNPKNPESIREKESGKRKDVKPPTALKEKDSSKRKEIKASNNPKEKASSENPHEHKHEHVKREKAVSQTKPEEKMKQEKTTPTEKSGKDK